From Anoplopoma fimbria isolate UVic2021 breed Golden Eagle Sablefish chromosome 11, Afim_UVic_2022, whole genome shotgun sequence, one genomic window encodes:
- the LOC129098910 gene encoding nuclear GTPase SLIP-GC-like produces MDDFVRNKLIEWGFSEWIERFEDQRIDTESLYCLDEHEIDALIPIVGPRSKFKKRLKLLKEQNTANPETVDSPTQVCPSTSGTSDEGKRRLDLQGKSSQSPTKKQRLHTKPGSYSEEIILSDVKTIMRCVDQKIPSQDNKLNNFLRKKISGLETDKREMVGVFGKTGAGKSSLINAVIGVKNLLPSGRVSACTSVMIKVEANMQNSKYEADIEFITVEEWTDELWFLLNFLGDDADQESNQKDDDDRRDIVEKLSALYGEDWEKKSREDLMDGKYFKEIPEFRLLKKKTLTGETAKELSAKLVIYTRSDPKDGEGQEVKRWYWPLVKCVTIRVPNNDLLKHVTIVDLPGNGDRNKGRDKMWQQVVGSCSTVWIVTDMNRAAAEPEAWEILKSASSFMGNAGECRHIHFICTKSDLSEDSEDHSAAGVRDFILKANDQAKKEVRKEFSKLHTVKKHFSDESFEVFTVSSKEFLKKKLLNKDDTEIPKLQKFLQNLNDSHSETLNYVSGALGILSLIQGASRREGADMKTDVCKVLKQNLKDELDKIREPMEETYQAFEKCLSEGVEKSKCSREEVLKKAIHPRKTGRGFHKILKCIVQRDGIYKKTKKDKEINLNMKLSACLTESIDEKFKKTFPNEGKCGPFNGVLNSFSLDMKKMREKTKYKDVKLQLMFLITEEEKLKTKLNKIIRDRKKTIYSSLTETIQTAMQECYNDAKQFSGDGTLQNMRDTIVKHVHGSKDVMFQEAKDVMLNQLRDLMDDILENLDETMQESIELSLKTDGFSIPDVTVELEMVRNHHKELMGSPDEENH; encoded by the exons ATGGATGATTTTGTCCGTAACAAATTAATTGAATGGGGCTTCAGCGAGTGGATAGAAAGATTTGAAG ATCAACGTATTGACACGGAGAGTCTTTATTGTCTCGATGAACACGAAATCGACGCCTTGATCCCAATAGTGGGAccaaggtcaaagttcaagaaGAGACTCAAGTTGTTAAAG gaacaaaacacagcaaatcCAGAAACAGTTGATTCGCCTACTCAA GTTTGTCCGTCCACCAGCGGCACAAGTGATGAAG GAAAGAGAAGGTTGGATCTTCAGGGCAAGTCTAGCCAATCACCAACTAAAAAACAACGActtcacacaaaaccaggatCATACTCAG AAGAAATCATACTGTCTGATGTGAAAACCATCATGAGATGTGTCGATCAGAAAATACCTAGCCAAGACAACAAGCTAAACAATTTCCTGAG gaaaaaaatcagTGGTTTGGAGACAGACAAGAGGGAGATGGTCGGTGTCTTTGGCAAAACCGGGGCTGGAAAGAGCTCTTTGATAAATGCCGTCATTGGAGTGAAGAATCTCTTGCCCTCTGGAAGAGTCAGTGCATGTACCTCAGTCATGATTAAAGTGGAGGCTAACATGCAGAACTCAAAGTATGAGGCAGACATTGAGTTCATTACAGTAGAG gagTGGACCGATGAGCTGTGGTTCTTGTTAAACTTCCTCGGGGATGATGCGGATCAGGAAAGTAATCAGAAAGATGACGATGATCGTCGGGATATTGTTGAAAAGCTGTCAGCACTGTATGGAGAagactgggaaaaaaaatctcGTGAAGACCTCATGGATGGCAAATATTTCAAAGAGATCCCAGAATTTCGACTTCTCAAGAAAAAGACTTTGACAGGCGAAACA GCTAAAGAGCTATCTGCGAAATTAGTCATATACACAAGAAGCGACCCAAAAGATGGAGAAGGTCAAGAAGTGAAGAGGTGGTATTGGCCACTAGTGAAGTGTGTGACTATCAGGGTGCCAAATAATGATCTTCTTAAGCATGTCACAATTGTTGACCTTCCTGGAAATGGGGACCGTAACAAGGGCAGAGACAAGATGTGGCAACAG GTCGTTGGAAGTTGTTCCACTGTGTGGATCGTGACTGACATGAATCGAGCTGCGGCAGAGCCAGAAGCCTGGGAGATCCTGAAAAGTGCCAGTAGCTTCATGGGAAATGCTGGCGAGTGTCGGCATATTCACTTTATCTGCACCAAGTCTGATCTTAGTGAAGATTCAGAAGATCA ttCAGCAGCTGGTGTTCGTGATTTCATATTGAAAGCAAACGATCAAGCAAAGAAAGAAGTGAGAAAAGAATTCAGCAAACTACACACGGTTAAG aaacatttcagTGATGAAAGTTTCGAAGTGTTCACAGTGAGCTCCAAAGAGtttctaaaaaagaaacttCTAAATAAAGATGACACTG aaataccCAAACTTCAGAAATTTCTGCAGAATCTCAATGACAGTCACTCAGAGACGTTAAACTATGTGTCTGGAGCTCTTGGGATTCTCTCTCTGATTCAAGGGGCCAGCCGTAGAGAAGGG GCTGACATGAAGACAGATGTTTGCAAAGTCCTGAAACAAAATTTGAAGGATGAACTTGATAAAATCAGGGAACCCATGGAAGAGACTTATCAGGCTTTCGAAAAATGCCTCAGTGAGGGGGTTGAAAAATCAAAATGTTCACGTGAAGAAGTCTTGAAGAAGGCCATACATCCT aGAAAGACAGGTCGTGGTTTCCACAAGATTCTGAAGTGTATAGTACAGCGCGATGGcatctacaaaaaaacaaaaaaagataaagaaataaacctCAATATGAAGTTATCTGCATGCCTGACTGAGAGCATTGATGAAAAATTCAAGAAGACCTTCCC AAATGAAGGAAAATGTGGACCATTTAATGGCGTCCTCAATTCGTTTTCACTTGACATGAAGAAGATGAGGGAGAAGACAAAGTATAAAGATGTCAAGCTGCAACTGATGTTTCTCATTACAGAG GAAGAAAAGTTGAAGACAAAACTCAACAAAATCATTCGCGATCGTAAGAAAACGATTTACAGCAGTCTGACGGAAACGATTCAGACAGCCATGCAGGAATGCTACAATG ATGCAAAACAATTTAGTGGAGATGGCACGCTGCAAAACATGAGGGACACTATTGTGAAGCACGTACATGGGTCAAAGGACGTCATGTTTCAGGAAGCTAAAGATGTTATGTTGAACCAGCTGAGGGACTTGATG GATGACATCCTGGAGAACCTGGATGAAACAATGCAGGAATCAATCGAGCTGTCGCTCAAGACTGATGGTTTCTCAATCCCAG aCGTTACAGTGGAGCTTGAGATGGTGAGGAACCACCATAAAGAACTGATGGGAAGCCCAGATGAAGAAAACCACTAA